The segment tttttacaaacaatagACAAAAGTCCagaaaaatgcattaaatataATGAATGCGAGCGGGAATACAAAGCGGGCTTTTCTATCTATCCACAAAGAGACTTCGTGCGGTGTCATTGTCGACCAGGAATTATTTGTCGGATACTTTTTCTCCTTTTCATTTTCACACTCATCTACACTAAGTGAAGGCGTAGTTGCGATCGACTCCgaagatttaaatttatttgttgtttcatCATCCACTGTTATAATGACTGGGGACTCGATCACCGACAGATATCGTTCACATCCGTGTTTTGTAGTGGCTAGATTATCACAGTTAACATTGTCCATCATTTTATGTCGTTTCATGCGTGGTGTTAgtgttgattttaaaatatatttacttttaacttTCTTTACTTCAACACTATGTTTGCGACGCCAAATTGTATTGACAAAGGCAAATTCCACAAGACTGCCAAATATAAAGCAAGTACAGGCGAGAAACCAAACTTCCGAAATTTTTATGTAACTAActtttggcaaatttttttcttgagaTGAGGCCAGAGTAATAAATGAGAGTAGAGTTGTGCAGCCAAGAGTAGTGCGTGCGGGTGTTTGGTCAGCCTGCAACCAAAATGATACCCATGATATGGCTACGATCATTATGGAAGGCAGGAAATAATCCATGATATAGTATCCCACTTCCCGTGTTAAATGAACAGTAAACGATAGTGAACTGTAGTTGCCCGCAAAGGCTCCGTGACGTAAATCATCTAAATCGGCATTGATAATTGACTCGTTTTTCCAAACATTCTGTAGCGCATATTCAGTTAAATGCATTTTGGGATCAAATGCCACCGGATCATTTTGTTCCCATTTTAGAAGAAGTTCTGATGAATTATACATCCAGCTCTCGAGAATCGTGGGACAAAGCTGTTCATCAAAAGGAAACTTTTGCAATTTCATCCAACAATATAGAGTGGCCTGAACACGGGCTGATATTATCACAGTACCATCAGGACTAATGGCAGTGAGTATATCTTTCTCGTTAGTGCCGAGTACACTAGAGTCATGTTCGTTGGCCAGAAAAATGTGGGGCACCCAAATAAGACCACGCAATGAAGATTCTCCCAGTATTGATTGAGTTCTAGAGGGTGCATACTTGGAAAATGCCAGACGCGGATCTTTAAAACGCATCTGAATGAGACCATGCATTTGGAACTGCAAATCGCTGGaatctaaatttttaagaaCGTATATATACACACGCACATAAACATTGACGGGTGTTTCAGATGAAGTGCCGTTAACAACAACAGGAGGACGCTCTAATCGATCATAACGACAAGGTGCAGTCAAACGATTTATTAATTGAGTTTGTGTCAATTCGTCAGCATCATCCATAGAGGGACAAGTGTCATCCGaaaattttgtaacatttaAATCTGATAAAACATTAAATGTGTTGCTATTATTTAACGATACAGAATTTAACTTGCCCGACAGCGAAACATGTACTCTGTCGTCATTGAGATCACTAACATCTTGTTTATCTGTTGCCAATATAGCTGCTGTTGCAGCTGACACTACTGTAGCTGCTGCTCCAGCACTATTTATACCGTTTTCATTTAGACCAGATGCTAAAGTTAAAGATTCTCCGATGTAACACGCTGTTAAGAATGCaatcacaaaataaatattcatatttattatttatttttttcttattattcttaattttctttgcaCTAACACCGCCACCTTTAGAAGGTGTTATTTTAGAAAAGTGACGTTTGTACTCGTATAACCGTTAggtataagaaatatttaagttcGTTGTACTCGGATCGCAAAGATTTTTCATACTGTTTATGAACTTGCTActtgattattttttgttggaaaatttgCTTGAATGaatgttctagttttatttacGATACAATATTTAGTTGAGTTACTTAGCTATCTGTCCGCATactcatatatacatacgtagtATGTGTACATGTTATAAAGTTCTTGAGACTTGATCTACAATGACGAATTCGTTAGCTGCTACTAACTGTAGttattatattgttattttaataatgataattagGTATTTATATTATTCACTCCTATTCGCCaatcaaaattttcatgaaatatATTTCCTTTTCGATCTCGTACTTTTTTGACCAAACATATTTCACCTGCGAACAAAATCGCCTGTTGTAAATGAATAACAAATGTCCCATCGTTGGGAATTATTACaggtaaacaaaaaatttcacttcTATTGACGATACAGGAGATTTCATTTcataattgttttgaaattagttcatttctttaaaactgtcatTGAAAGTGATTAAGAATAtgctgttattgttttgttttgacaGGTTCATAACTTTATTCTGACCTGAGCCACATAAAAACTCacgtttaacaattttattttcaaatcatCAAATGTTCATTTGAAAGTTGTTTGGATAAAATAATCGGAAGTTCCCTAACGCAGAATTACTGTATAAAAGATGTGATCagcacatacacatgtatataccTATGTAGGGTAACAAGAGCCACTTGTGACTAatgataatttaatattaataatatataaatataaattttattttatagttattcgctttatttaatttaatatattttaatgtgtaTTGTTATCTGGTAGAtaaatcaaaatgtttaaatttaatcgtAGCAGCAAAAGGTaaccaattttaaaattgttatcaaGCTTTTGTCTTTTCATGAAATATCAATATTTACTTGTGTCTAAAATTGTGATAGATAGAGCAAAACTTTTGATCGTTGGTAAAAATAATACCTAAGTAATAATAACATTAGACAAACGCGTTTGTATATTATACATACCTAGTAGACTTGTtcctaaaaaatataattttcttgggTGGCTGTAATTTATCGGTacatattaccaaaaaaaaaaaaaaaacgccatGACGTCAACTGCACTGGAGTCACATCTtataaaatctgtaaaattatttaacgaTCAACCTTTTAATAAACTCGTCAAAGAAATTTATGCGTATTCTTTGGTCTAAGATAATATCCAAATAGAAATAAcagattttttcaaaacatatgtatttttgaaGGTCGTGTTTAATGCATATAAATGACAAAAAAGAATTATATATGAATTACTTATTAGTTTAAAGACAATTTCCAACAATTTatgatatttgataaaaaaatatcgtttaatctattttgttaattatgatCTTAACTTCCcctaattttttccttttttttttggaaacattcTTTTTTacctaataaaaatttaaagatttataaagcaataaaactaTATTGTGATAATGTAGAATAGCtcataaatttttgattatacATATGTCCGTAGTTTACAATTTtgggaaatttataaattttttaattccttGTATCAGTGAAAGAAATAtacaacttaaaaaataaatattaataaataacaaaatgtatttgagcttaaattaaaaactgtATTAATAAAATGATCTGAAGTTAGATACATGCATTTACGAGTatgtacacgcagagaaaaaaacatggttgtggtaaccgtGTTCTAAGaacaacatattatggttaaaattatgattgtagtctaaatatattatggttgttttaacaattttaaaatgcaattgaaatattttatcataatatataatatttactataatattgtttgttatacatgactatattatgatttaatataatcataatttacataaaaaagtaaaaaattacaatacatgagagaatttacaaatttaatttcaattacaaaaacataactacattattccATACACAGTTAAATACTTGTACATTTAATgctataaaccaaatgagaattatttcaactcattttattgACGCATAAATGTGAGGTGTGTGGCTAAAGATGTTTTCTTGTTGTACCAATAGACATAGAacaacatataatggttatttataacaacataacatacaattgttcaattcacaatcaagttgtatattgtatctactaaagtataataacagtgattgtgaacaaatttttgtagcaagtcgtAAGTTTatattcacaataaaaaaacaattaatgtcaaaagtaaaaaaaaaaacaaataatattaaactaattaaacgagcaaattctattattttcattattccacattttaaattaattaataaacagtttttaataaaattttattttttcgattgaattttttatttatatgatgaaataaacaattgacaacactgaattttctcacgacattcgaaaaacatatgaaaaattgtcgtaaaagttgtatagaacttttgcatagaaaataccaacaacattgttatgactattgtagcagctgctgacatacaacgctacaacatcgattgccTTTTTGGGCCAGATTTTGAAAAGcttctatttaattttaaaatcaaattgtatttttttaacaaatttataattaaatgtatgaaaaatcgttaattttgttttcctttttattaattttatttgaatataaacAAAGTGGGGCTTGTCCGTTGGTACCTAAAGTAGTTCtcattcggtacctaactcttAGAATGTATTGGTagactttttgtataaatactGGAGCTCCAATTACTTTCACCACTTTTTCTATATATCTTTTAGTGAGATATAAACGTTCAATTCAAAATCTCAATGGGACTTTATGTGgataattacaatatttatcaaTGTAATTTGAGTTCCTCTACaacgtttttattttgaatttcatcgctaaagatgcttcttttagccagttatgagcgtaaaagtgattttctgaagtcGACCTTAtatggatccttataaaatttaaaaaattttgaaatcgaAGTCTTTGAAATTTCAACTATATAATTATCCGACAGATTTGATCACAAGTGACCCTAATTTTGAAATCGTTGTTTTCCTATCGGAACGAAATTTGCACCTCAATTAGTCCAATTTGATAATAGGAaacgattttaaacatttctttctgATCCTTATATATAGCGAAGTCTattatgtccgtctatctgttcATATGTATGTTGAAAACAATTTTCGGAAATTCTCAGATATCTATCGTAGTAGTTTAAACGTTTCCTATTCATCAAAATTGATCCATAAATTACAGAGATATATGTAATATTTCTTATCGTATAACCAACTTAaatatggatcggtccataattgatcacaGCTCCCATATACGGTCTACTTCCGAAAATCAATAAAACGATTCATAATTTTTACTTGACGataaatttcaatatacatacataagtttaattcatataaaaattattaacctTATTTTTCCAATTCGGTCCGTAATTAATCATTTCTTCCACACTAGTCCaggaataaattttatttggtatattttctgtttaaataaatgtaatgaGTAATGTAAGATcggtttatatacatatataagtatgtaaagCATTATGTGAACTCAACAATTTGATATCTTTACACTCTATTTATCTCTCTCAACCCGCtcaataattaaaactttagaaataatattCCGGTTGCAGTAATACATCAAAATTATAAGTACTTTTTATCACACCAATCATATTTTGATTTATGGATATTCaatttctgtttctttttatgCACtgcattatttttaatgtatttttgaaTGTCAAGAAGTATAAACTCGCATTATGGAATCAAAAAAGCACAATCGTAGCTATCAAATAAGAGCTTATAtagctaaaaaaaactttttcagcgAATCTTATATTGTCCATTGTTATAATTACACACTCGAAAATTTCTACTTTATTAAGTAGAGTCTTAAGAGTTTTGTTTTTCacttaaactattaaaaatattaggaaatgtttttgtaagttcgtaaaaaaatatctaagtattcaaaaattgtttaataatatttattttctttaatattaacattTCCAAGTGAACAAGTTGGtaataatgtacatatatatttcttgTTAGAACTACACGTAGGCCACTACACTATAGGTCCTATTGTGCACTCGCTGTCAAAGAAAAAGTTTGTTGGTAAAAACAAGAAACTCTGTTTTTTGGATTTAAAtgacttagggcgagtttttctgataaagataatcttcattctttggttaaacctggtttaatatctGTTCCGTGTTGTTCAGTTATCACTTAACTTACTACTTatattagtttaactgagtgtaatttgccaattaaactcaagttataagtgagaaaacacaacaaaaacaataaaacaatgatttcggaagaacaaaaacataatattttaagtaaattgcaattttctgatttgttttgtattattaattattgttttaaatctttatttaacattttttcaaaattttccattttacaaaagtattgtttacaaaaaaaagctgtttattgtttatgtttttgagagaaaacttggcaatactaacaaatttAACTGAGCtttaatctaaaactgaaaaacacaattacaattatattaaagtccgcctaaatttgtaacgatttttaatctaacagcaagttaagcctagtttaactgatgagtaagaaacccgcccttagaaTTATCCAATCACTTTTTCTGTTTTATCCGCATACTCTGAAAAACTGCTTTGATCAGTTCGCAAAAAATTTTGACACGTTTCAGCTTTAATTAACGTAGTGCTCATTACCCCACTTATACTCAAGGAgcattataaaattcatatagTAGTTTGTTTCATATTACACTGTTTTGTCCAAAGAAGTACatcagattattgaagcataaattacaattggtctaattacacttccTATAAAGCCAATGTGTCatagaccccatttcatgcatATGATTCTTCTGGATAACACcgctatatatttttttatcatattctACAGTTGGTGTCCCCATATTTCCGGTCAAGTATTACCCCTAAGTACTTAACTCTATTAGTCACCAGTATTTTCATGACTGGTAAACAGTGTTGAATGTAATTAGAAATGTTTCTCTTATAGGGGTTATAAGGCGTTTAAAGACACGATTCACTCTTAAGCCGGAGGTCTACACTACGCGTACTTAGGTATAGTTCGTGTTCTACTATGCTTTTAAAGCAGTCATGGGCAAACACATATCACCATGTGTATATTTGAGTGCGTTAAGCAGCAGAGAGATGACTGCACGTTATAACAAAATGGTGGTACActgagaaaagttttgaaatttgttttctattgcaaatactttttacgacgagaaaaactcatgaacttttttgcattttaaacaaaaatggaataaagggaaagagtttt is part of the Lucilia cuprina isolate Lc7/37 chromosome 3, ASM2204524v1, whole genome shotgun sequence genome and harbors:
- the LOC111676368 gene encoding pH-sensitive chloride channel 2-like; the encoded protein is MNIYFVIAFLTACYIGESLTLASGLNENGINSAGAAATVVSAATAAILATDKQDVSDLNDDRVHVSLSGKLNSVSLNNSNTFNVLSDLNVTKFSDDTCPSMDDADELTQTQLINRLTAPCRYDRLERPPVVVNGTSSETPVNVYVRVYIYVLKNLDSSDLQFQMHGLIQMRFKDPRLAFSKYAPSRTQSILGESSLRGLIWVPHIFLANEHDSSVLGTNEKDILTAISPDGTVIISARVQATLYCWMKLQKFPFDEQLCPTILESWMYNSSELLLKWEQNDPVAFDPKMHLTEYALQNVWKNESIINADLDDLRHGAFAGNYSSLSFTVHLTREVGYYIMDYFLPSIMIVAISWVSFWLQADQTPARTTLGCTTLLSFITLASSQEKNLPKVSYIKISEVWFLACTCFIFGSLVEFAFVNTIWRRKHSVEVKKVKSKYILKSTLTPRMKRHKMMDNVNCDNLATTKHGCERYLSVIESPVIITVDDETTNKFKSSESIATTPSLSVDECENEKEKKYPTNNSWSTMTPHEVSLWIDRKARFVFPLAFIIFNAFFWTFVYCL